In Halorussus limi, a genomic segment contains:
- a CDS encoding RPA family protein has product MSGIPTREVARRVFADEFNDATHTFKESDEERAPVYVLLPTGARANRIFIVGTLTETEDVGEDSEYWQGRVVDPNGDPFFVYAGQYQPEAASMLRELEPPAYVAITGKPRTFETDDGTVNVSVRPESITRVDADTRDRWVVETAEQTLDRIEAFDDDTNEYARMAESEYDIPLDRYRESVISALESLQDEPSAGNSADGEADDDSAATGDSTDAEADSADAADADSADEAETEPEPQA; this is encoded by the coding sequence ATGAGCGGAATACCCACCCGAGAGGTCGCCCGGCGCGTGTTCGCCGACGAGTTCAACGACGCGACCCACACGTTCAAGGAATCGGACGAAGAGCGCGCCCCGGTGTACGTCCTGCTGCCGACCGGCGCACGAGCGAACCGCATCTTCATCGTCGGTACGCTGACCGAGACCGAAGACGTGGGCGAGGACAGCGAGTACTGGCAGGGCCGCGTCGTGGACCCGAACGGCGACCCGTTCTTCGTCTACGCCGGCCAGTACCAACCCGAGGCCGCGAGCATGCTCCGCGAACTCGAACCGCCCGCGTACGTCGCCATCACCGGCAAGCCGCGGACGTTCGAGACCGACGACGGCACCGTCAACGTCTCCGTGCGACCCGAGTCCATCACGCGGGTCGACGCCGACACCCGCGACCGCTGGGTGGTCGAGACGGCCGAACAGACCCTCGACCGCATCGAGGCGTTCGACGACGACACGAACGAGTACGCCCGGATGGCCGAGTCGGAGTACGATATTCCGCTCGACCGCTATCGCGAATCCGTCATCTCGGCGCTCGAAAGTCTCCAAGACGAACCGAGCGCCGGTAACTCCGCAGACGGTGAAGCCGACGACGACTCCGCCGCTACCGGCGACTCGACGGACGCCGAAGCCGATTCGGCAGACGCCGCCGACGCTGACTCGGCGGACGAGGCCGAGACCGAACCCGAACCGCAGGCGTAG
- the hutG gene encoding formimidoylglutamase, whose product MTDCRHTFDWMGPSNDHHDEQFGHVVELASIDDADRFDAVLVGEPFDRAVIGRKGASEGPAALRQHLAGTKTHHFDAGPVGSLADLGDVTLGDTDPDEQSVTDLQSRVRTIAERVHDTDAFPVFLGGDNSMTYPNAAPLLESGTLGVVNFDAHLDVREVREGRGPTSGTPYRQLYEDGLDAYACVGARHFETSTDYAEYVREQGGEVVTAEEVGDDEVAAADRALDAMGDVDRIYVSVDLDVLDASAAPGVSAPTPGGITTRELFRTLRLLGSEDRLAGFEVVECAPGLESGTANLTATAGARAIAHLLSARPKRGRSDGGRERDGDGEIGGRDGRTSTGGRR is encoded by the coding sequence ATGACCGACTGCAGACACACCTTCGACTGGATGGGACCCTCAAACGACCACCACGACGAACAGTTCGGCCACGTGGTCGAACTCGCGAGTATCGACGACGCCGACCGCTTCGACGCCGTACTGGTCGGCGAACCGTTCGACCGGGCGGTCATCGGCCGGAAGGGCGCGAGCGAGGGACCGGCGGCCCTCCGCCAGCACCTCGCCGGCACCAAGACCCACCACTTCGATGCCGGGCCGGTCGGGTCGCTCGCCGACCTCGGCGACGTGACGCTGGGCGACACTGACCCGGACGAGCAGTCGGTCACCGACCTGCAATCGCGGGTCCGGACCATCGCGGAGCGCGTCCACGACACCGACGCCTTCCCCGTCTTCCTCGGCGGCGACAACTCGATGACCTACCCGAACGCCGCGCCCCTGCTGGAATCGGGCACGCTCGGCGTCGTCAACTTCGACGCCCACCTCGACGTGCGGGAGGTCCGGGAGGGCCGCGGACCGACCAGCGGGACGCCCTACCGGCAACTCTACGAGGACGGTCTCGACGCCTACGCCTGCGTCGGCGCGCGCCACTTCGAGACCTCCACCGACTACGCCGAGTACGTCCGCGAGCAGGGCGGCGAGGTAGTCACTGCAGAGGAGGTCGGAGACGACGAGGTGGCGGCGGCCGACCGCGCGCTCGACGCGATGGGCGACGTGGACCGCATCTACGTCAGCGTGGACTTGGACGTGCTCGACGCCTCGGCCGCGCCCGGCGTGAGCGCGCCCACGCCCGGCGGCATCACGACCCGGGAACTGTTCCGGACCCTGCGACTGCTCGGCAGCGAGGACCGCCTCGCCGGGTTCGAGGTCGTGGAGTGCGCGCCGGGACTCGAATCCGGCACCGCGAACCTGACCGCGACCGCCGGGGCGCGGGCCATCGCGCACCTGCTGAGCGCCCGGCCGAAGCGCGGGCGGAGCGACGGAGGCCGCGAGCGCGACGGAGACGGCGAAATAGGCGGGCGCGACGGGCGCACTTCGACGGGAGGGCGACGATGA
- the hutU gene encoding urocanate hydratase, translating to MSEGQPEPTDEERGDAEAATEEAAEGAEWSVGEPSDQWKEYRGAPTGTDIECEGWRQEAALRMLNNNLDPEVAEKPEELVVYGGTGRAARSWDAYDAILAELRELGDAETLLVQSGKPVGRFETHERAPRVLIANSNLVGKWDNWDHFHELEAEGLIMYGQMTAGSWAYIGTQGIIQGTYETLAELAEQHYPENDGLEGKIVVTGGLGGMGGAQPLAVTMNHGVCIAAEVDEERIDRRIETGYCQEKTDDLDEAIEKAREAAEAGEAYSVGVHVNAADMLEGMLERGFVPDVVTDQTSAHDELEGYYPSGYTVAEADELREEDPETYVEESLDTMERHVQGILDMQEEGAVAFEYGNNIRGQVEDHREMEEAFDYPGFVPAYIRPLFCRGKGPFRWAALSGDPEDIRRTDEAVKELFPEKDHLHRWIDLAQERVEFQGLPSRVCWLGYQSGDDPDGLTERARFALRINELVAEGELSAPVVVTRDHLDAGSVASPNRETEAMRDGSDAIADWPILNALLNCAAGADIVSVHDGGGVGIGNALHANNHVVLDGSDLAAEKARRVFTTDPGTGVIRHADAGYDEALAEADESNVAVPMRDRE from the coding sequence ATGAGCGAAGGCCAACCGGAACCGACCGACGAAGAACGCGGCGACGCCGAGGCCGCCACCGAGGAGGCGGCCGAGGGCGCCGAGTGGAGCGTCGGCGAACCCAGCGACCAGTGGAAGGAGTACCGGGGCGCACCGACCGGCACCGACATCGAGTGCGAGGGGTGGCGCCAAGAGGCCGCGCTCCGCATGCTGAACAACAACCTCGACCCGGAGGTCGCCGAGAAACCCGAGGAACTGGTGGTCTACGGCGGCACCGGCCGGGCCGCGCGGTCGTGGGACGCCTACGACGCGATTCTGGCCGAGTTGCGCGAGTTGGGCGACGCCGAGACCCTGCTGGTCCAGTCCGGGAAACCGGTGGGTCGGTTCGAGACCCACGAGCGGGCGCCCCGCGTCCTCATCGCCAACTCCAACCTCGTCGGCAAGTGGGACAACTGGGACCACTTCCACGAGTTGGAGGCCGAGGGCCTCATCATGTACGGGCAGATGACCGCGGGGTCGTGGGCCTACATCGGCACGCAGGGCATCATTCAGGGGACCTACGAGACCCTCGCCGAACTCGCCGAACAGCACTACCCCGAGAACGACGGTCTCGAAGGCAAAATCGTCGTCACGGGCGGACTCGGCGGGATGGGCGGCGCCCAACCGCTCGCGGTCACGATGAACCACGGCGTCTGCATCGCGGCCGAGGTGGACGAGGAGCGCATCGACCGCCGCATCGAGACGGGGTACTGTCAGGAGAAGACCGACGACTTGGACGAGGCCATCGAGAAGGCCCGAGAGGCCGCGGAGGCCGGAGAGGCTTACTCGGTGGGCGTCCACGTGAACGCCGCCGACATGCTCGAAGGGATGCTGGAGCGAGGCTTCGTGCCCGACGTAGTGACCGACCAGACCAGCGCCCACGACGAGTTGGAGGGCTACTACCCCTCGGGCTACACCGTCGCGGAGGCCGACGAACTCCGCGAGGAGGACCCCGAGACCTACGTCGAGGAGAGTCTGGACACGATGGAGCGCCACGTACAGGGAATCCTCGACATGCAGGAGGAGGGCGCGGTCGCCTTCGAGTACGGGAACAACATCCGCGGACAGGTCGAGGACCACCGCGAGATGGAGGAGGCGTTCGACTACCCCGGGTTCGTCCCGGCGTACATCCGGCCGCTGTTCTGCCGCGGGAAGGGTCCGTTCCGGTGGGCCGCGCTCTCGGGCGACCCCGAAGACATCCGCCGAACCGACGAGGCGGTCAAGGAACTGTTCCCCGAGAAGGACCACCTCCACCGCTGGATAGACCTCGCGCAGGAGCGGGTCGAGTTTCAGGGCCTCCCGTCGCGGGTTTGCTGGCTGGGATACCAGTCCGGAGACGACCCAGATGGCCTCACCGAACGCGCCCGGTTCGCCCTCCGAATCAACGAACTCGTCGCCGAGGGCGAACTCTCGGCCCCGGTGGTCGTCACCCGCGACCACTTGGACGCCGGGAGCGTCGCCAGCCCCAATCGCGAGACCGAGGCGATGAGAGACGGAAGCGACGCGATTGCGGACTGGCCGATTCTGAACGCCCTCCTGAACTGCGCGGCCGGGGCCGACATCGTGTCGGTCCACGACGGCGGCGGGGTCGGCATCGGTAACGCGCTCCACGCGAACAACCACGTCGTGCTGGACGGGTCGGACCTCGCGGCCGAGAAGGCCCGGCGGGTGTTCACCACCGACCCCGGCACGGGCGTGATTCGCCACGCCGACGCCGGGTACGACGAGGCGCTCGCGGAGGCCGACGAATCGAACGTCGCCGTACCGATGCGGGACCGAGAATGA
- the hutI gene encoding imidazolonepropionase yields MTLTAVVYDAAEIVTLETSDDGAERDDGTASGGDGKFGGAERDDETADLGIYEDAAVAIEDGEVARVGPSGPVTREFPPENAAYAVDATGKSVIPGFVDPHTHALFAGDRSDEFEAKLRGKTYQDIMEEGGGILRTVRATRETGDEQLLDDLLGHLDTMLAHGTTTVEIKSGYGLDAETELRMLEVIDRADDRHAVDVVPTFMGAHAVPEGRETDDYVAEVVNDQIPKVESQGIAEFCDVFCEEGVFDVEQSRRVLEAGKDAGLTPKVHAEELAHIGGTQLAADVGAASADHLLHSTEEDIEALVESDVVPVLLPGTAFGLGAAYADARAFFDAGADVAIATDFNPNCYSQSMGFAAALSCVEMGMTPAEALRAATTNAAAALDLPESVGTLREGSPGDLAILDAPSYVHVPYNFGVNAVDTVLKGGEVVHRG; encoded by the coding sequence ATGACGCTGACCGCGGTCGTCTACGACGCCGCCGAAATCGTCACGCTCGAAACGAGCGACGACGGGGCCGAGCGAGACGACGGAACGGCGAGCGGCGGCGACGGGAAGTTCGGCGGCGCCGAACGAGACGACGAGACCGCTGACCTCGGCATCTACGAGGACGCCGCCGTCGCCATCGAGGACGGCGAAGTCGCGCGGGTCGGTCCCTCCGGACCCGTGACCCGCGAGTTCCCGCCGGAGAACGCGGCCTACGCGGTCGACGCGACCGGGAAGTCCGTGATTCCGGGGTTCGTGGACCCCCACACCCACGCGCTGTTCGCGGGCGACCGGTCAGACGAGTTCGAGGCGAAGTTGCGCGGCAAGACCTACCAAGACATCATGGAGGAGGGCGGCGGCATCCTCCGGACCGTCCGGGCGACCCGCGAAACGGGGGACGAGCAACTGCTCGACGACCTGCTCGGCCACCTCGACACGATGCTGGCCCACGGGACGACGACCGTCGAGATAAAGTCGGGGTACGGTCTCGACGCCGAGACCGAACTCCGCATGCTGGAGGTCATCGACCGGGCCGACGACCGCCACGCGGTGGACGTGGTACCGACGTTCATGGGCGCTCACGCAGTCCCCGAAGGTCGAGAGACCGACGATTACGTCGCGGAGGTAGTGAACGACCAGATTCCGAAGGTCGAGTCACAGGGTATCGCGGAGTTCTGCGACGTGTTCTGCGAGGAGGGCGTCTTCGACGTCGAGCAGTCTCGCAGAGTCTTGGAGGCCGGGAAGGACGCCGGCCTGACGCCGAAGGTCCACGCCGAGGAGTTGGCACACATCGGCGGGACGCAGTTGGCCGCAGACGTCGGTGCCGCGAGCGCCGACCACCTGCTCCACTCCACGGAGGAGGACATCGAAGCGCTCGTGGAGAGCGACGTGGTGCCGGTCCTGCTGCCCGGCACGGCCTTCGGCCTCGGCGCGGCGTACGCCGACGCGCGGGCCTTCTTCGATGCGGGCGCGGACGTGGCGATAGCGACCGACTTCAACCCGAACTGCTACAGTCAGAGCATGGGATTCGCGGCCGCGCTGTCGTGCGTCGAGATGGGGATGACCCCCGCCGAGGCCCTCCGGGCCGCGACCACCAACGCGGCCGCCGCGCTCGACCTGCCCGAGTCGGTCGGGACCCTGCGCGAGGGGTCGCCCGGCGATTTGGCGATTTTGGACGCGCCGAGTTACGTCCACGTGCCGTACAACTTCGGCGTGAACGCGGTCGACACCGTCCTGAAGGGCGGGGAGGTGGTCCACCGTGGCTGA
- a CDS encoding mechanosensitive ion channel family protein — MTGLGLQVGIPDVPETGYLGVAWSVLEFLVTFGAAYAVGRWVVEPGLDQALDGGNVPRTAANALLKILHVAVIVVALRLALDVADYGYLLSVPPTVVAALTVAIGFASRDIAANLVGGVFIVTDPKFNIGDWIRWQDKEGIIEDISFRVTRVRTFDNELLTVPNSELATSAVVNAVAKSPRRVSHTFHVGDDEDLGKVATHLVEEARAHDDVLDRPSPTVRVVSLDNGRAGVQARYWIDKPSREAFVTIRSEYLRRVGRRFERAGIELPQDW, encoded by the coding sequence GTGACTGGGCTGGGTCTGCAGGTAGGGATTCCAGACGTACCGGAGACCGGCTATCTCGGCGTCGCGTGGAGCGTTCTGGAATTTCTGGTCACGTTCGGGGCGGCGTACGCGGTCGGCAGGTGGGTCGTCGAACCCGGACTCGACCAGGCGCTCGACGGCGGAAACGTCCCGCGGACCGCCGCGAACGCGCTGCTGAAGATACTCCACGTCGCCGTCATCGTCGTCGCGCTCCGACTGGCGCTCGACGTTGCCGACTACGGCTACCTGCTCTCGGTCCCGCCGACGGTGGTCGCGGCGCTGACGGTCGCAATCGGGTTCGCCAGTCGGGACATCGCGGCCAACCTCGTGGGCGGCGTCTTCATCGTCACCGACCCGAAGTTCAACATCGGCGACTGGATACGCTGGCAGGACAAGGAGGGCATCATCGAGGATATCAGTTTCCGCGTCACGCGCGTCCGGACCTTCGACAACGAACTGCTGACCGTGCCGAACTCCGAACTCGCCACCAGCGCCGTGGTCAACGCCGTCGCCAAGTCGCCCCGGCGGGTCTCTCACACTTTCCACGTCGGCGACGACGAGGACCTCGGGAAGGTCGCCACCCACCTCGTGGAGGAGGCCCGCGCCCACGACGACGTGCTGGACCGCCCGTCGCCGACGGTCAGGGTGGTCTCGCTCGACAACGGCCGAGCGGGCGTGCAGGCCCGCTACTGGATAGACAAACCCTCCCGCGAGGCGTTCGTGACCATCCGGTCGGAGTACCTCCGGCGCGTCGGTCGCCGGTTCGAGCGGGCGGGCATCGAACTGCCCCAAGACTGGTAA
- a CDS encoding replication factor A (Replication protein A protects and stabilize the intermediate ssDNA that is generated by the unwinding action of a DNA helicase at the replication fork. In addition, SSBs prevent the formation of secondary structures by single-stranded template DNA.): MSDVRQHAEEIREQFSEHLDLTADEVEDRLDNLVNEYRVPLEEARRSVVSHYLDEAGLERDDIRSGGGGSEKVNVEDVNEDEQWLSLTAKVVDLWDPRSDAVGQVGLLGDETGTIKFTKWADSDLPELEEGAVYHLGNLVSDEYQGDYSVKLNRTTTVEEADEDIEVGDDTAEVVGALVDIQSGSGLIKRCPEEGCTRVLQNGRCSEHGEVEGEFDLRIKGVLDDGTDVHEVIFDKEATENLTGIGLQEAQDMAMDALDTTVVAEEMREKTLGLYYRVAGPTMGRYLLVNEMEELAGPTDTEDVLIRARSI, encoded by the coding sequence ATGAGCGATGTGCGCCAGCACGCCGAAGAGATACGCGAACAGTTCTCCGAACACTTAGACCTGACAGCCGACGAGGTCGAGGACCGCCTCGACAACCTCGTCAACGAGTACCGCGTGCCCCTCGAAGAGGCGCGTCGGAGCGTCGTCAGCCACTACCTCGACGAAGCGGGACTCGAACGCGACGACATCCGCAGCGGCGGCGGTGGCTCCGAGAAGGTGAACGTCGAAGACGTGAACGAGGACGAGCAGTGGCTCAGCCTCACCGCGAAGGTCGTAGACCTCTGGGACCCCCGGAGCGACGCCGTCGGGCAGGTCGGCCTGCTCGGCGACGAGACGGGGACCATCAAGTTCACCAAGTGGGCCGACTCCGACCTCCCCGAACTGGAGGAGGGAGCGGTCTACCACCTCGGGAACCTCGTCTCCGACGAGTATCAGGGCGACTACTCGGTGAAACTCAACCGCACGACGACCGTCGAGGAGGCCGACGAGGACATCGAGGTCGGCGACGACACCGCCGAGGTCGTCGGCGCGCTGGTGGACATCCAGAGCGGGTCCGGGCTCATCAAACGCTGCCCCGAGGAGGGCTGTACCCGCGTCCTCCAGAACGGGCGGTGTTCCGAACACGGCGAGGTCGAGGGCGAGTTCGACCTCCGAATCAAGGGCGTCCTCGACGACGGGACGGACGTTCACGAGGTCATCTTCGACAAGGAGGCGACCGAGAACCTGACCGGAATCGGTCTGCAGGAGGCACAGGACATGGCGATGGACGCGCTCGACACGACCGTCGTCGCCGAAGAGATGCGCGAGAAGACCCTCGGACTGTACTACCGCGTGGCCGGACCGACGATGGGCCGGTACCTCCTCGTCAACGAGATGGAGGAACTCGCCGGGCCGACAGACACCGAGGACGTTCTCATCCGAGCGAGGTCGATCTGA
- the hutH gene encoding histidine ammonia-lyase: MAESGDGAGPDGGSDDGAVAADGESLAPEDVARVAREDAPVVVPESAREQVRTARERVEEVVESGEAVYGVNTGFGELVDERIPREDIEQLQLNLVRSHASGAGRELDREEVRALLLGRLNALVKGYSGVREVVVDHLVTMLEEGVHPVVKSRGSLGASGDLAPLAHLALVLVGEGEADVEIGTDDGEPRTERLPGDEALAAADLEPLTLRAKEGIALINGTQLTVGLASLAVVDAERAVRAADVAGALTTEVTMGTTASADDSIARVRPHQGHAESARNVKCLTEDSEIVESHRNCDRVQDAYSIRCLPQVHGAVRDAIRHLREAVEVELNSATDNPLIFDAADADERASGTENAAVLSGGNFHGDPLALPLDYLTNAVTELAAICERRVDRMLNPNVQEPHLPPFLTEGSGLRSGYMIAQYTAAALVNENRATGRPSMDNTPVSGNQEDHVSMSAQSAFDARAAVKNAITVVGIELLCGAQAAEFVREDLDHGVGTGAAYEAVREVVPPLVEDRPLHEDIERADALVASGLLAKRVEAALGESLD; the protein is encoded by the coding sequence GTGGCTGAGTCGGGCGACGGCGCGGGGCCGGACGGCGGTTCGGACGACGGAGCGGTCGCGGCCGACGGCGAGAGCCTCGCGCCCGAGGACGTCGCGCGGGTGGCCCGCGAGGACGCGCCCGTGGTCGTGCCGGAGTCGGCCCGCGAACAAGTCCGGACCGCCCGCGAACGCGTCGAGGAAGTGGTCGAGAGCGGAGAGGCCGTCTACGGCGTGAACACCGGCTTCGGCGAACTCGTGGACGAGCGCATCCCGCGCGAGGACATCGAGCAGTTGCAGTTGAACCTGGTCAGGAGCCACGCCTCGGGCGCGGGCCGGGAGTTGGACCGCGAGGAGGTCCGGGCGCTCCTGCTCGGGCGACTCAACGCACTCGTGAAGGGCTACTCGGGCGTCCGAGAGGTCGTCGTGGACCACCTCGTGACGATGCTCGAGGAGGGCGTCCACCCCGTCGTGAAGTCACGGGGGAGCCTCGGCGCGAGCGGCGACCTCGCGCCGCTGGCGCACCTCGCGCTCGTGCTGGTCGGGGAGGGCGAAGCCGACGTGGAAATCGGGACCGACGACGGCGAACCGAGGACCGAGCGACTGCCGGGCGACGAGGCCCTCGCCGCGGCCGACCTCGAACCCCTGACGCTGCGAGCGAAGGAGGGTATCGCGCTCATCAACGGGACGCAGTTGACCGTCGGACTGGCGTCCTTGGCGGTCGTGGACGCCGAGCGCGCGGTCCGGGCCGCCGACGTCGCGGGCGCGCTCACGACCGAGGTGACGATGGGCACCACGGCGTCGGCCGACGACTCCATCGCTCGCGTCCGGCCCCATCAGGGCCACGCCGAGAGCGCCCGGAACGTCAAGTGCCTGACCGAGGACTCCGAAATCGTAGAGTCCCACCGCAACTGCGACCGAGTGCAGGACGCCTACTCGATTCGGTGTCTGCCGCAGGTCCACGGCGCGGTCCGGGACGCGATTCGACATCTCCGAGAGGCCGTCGAGGTCGAACTGAACAGCGCCACCGACAACCCGCTCATCTTCGACGCGGCCGACGCCGACGAGCGCGCGTCGGGCACCGAGAACGCCGCGGTCCTCTCGGGCGGCAACTTCCACGGCGACCCGCTGGCGCTCCCGCTCGACTACCTGACGAACGCGGTGACGGAGTTGGCGGCCATCTGCGAACGGCGGGTCGACAGGATGCTCAACCCGAACGTGCAGGAGCCACATCTGCCGCCGTTCCTGACCGAGGGGAGCGGTCTGCGCTCGGGGTACATGATAGCCCAGTACACCGCGGCGGCGCTCGTCAACGAGAATCGCGCGACCGGGCGACCCTCGATGGACAACACGCCGGTCAGCGGGAATCAGGAGGACCACGTCAGCATGAGCGCCCAGTCGGCGTTCGACGCCCGCGCGGCGGTGAAGAACGCGATTACCGTGGTCGGTATCGAACTGCTCTGCGGTGCGCAGGCCGCGGAGTTCGTTCGAGAAGACCTCGACCACGGCGTCGGCACCGGCGCGGCCTACGAGGCGGTCCGCGAGGTCGTGCCGCCGCTGGTCGAAGACCGGCCGCTCCACGAGGACATAGAGCGGGCCGACGCGCTCGTCGCGTCGGGATTACTGGCAAAACGAGTCGAAGCGGCGCTCGGCGAGTCGCTCGACTGA
- a CDS encoding cytochrome d ubiquinol oxidase subunit II has translation MTDPLSTGAVGPLASQTVWFGVALSDLWFGVVFAFLAIFLFLDGWDFGVGAIFALRGRTARNATESERRRCEREREQCLAAIGPFWDGNEVWLVVFGGGLFAAFPAVYAALFSRHYLLLFGVLAALVLRGMAPEFYEQREDRRWRTWWGRAFAAGSVGAPFLLGVFAGNWLLGVSGVAPASLGIGLAVVALNVAAGAAFLRLKTTGPLAEAMPDYGVRATAAYLALVSVALVLLALRPAMRDALLSPAPIALVAGSVLLAGGYVVAARRGYPYVTLGAAGGLTGALVSLVAVLLYPVVEPGTGLTVEEAIIGAPAVELLTAGAALLIPLVLTYFGVLYSAFSGPIDPEESY, from the coding sequence ATGACTGACCCGCTCTCGACCGGAGCGGTCGGTCCGCTCGCCTCCCAGACGGTCTGGTTCGGGGTCGCGCTCTCGGACCTCTGGTTCGGCGTGGTGTTCGCGTTCCTCGCGATATTCCTGTTCCTCGACGGGTGGGACTTCGGCGTCGGAGCCATCTTCGCCCTGCGGGGCCGAACGGCGCGAAACGCCACCGAGAGCGAGCGCCGACGCTGCGAACGCGAGCGCGAGCAGTGTCTCGCGGCCATCGGCCCGTTCTGGGACGGCAACGAGGTCTGGCTAGTCGTCTTCGGCGGCGGCCTGTTCGCGGCCTTCCCGGCGGTGTACGCCGCGCTGTTCAGTCGCCACTACCTCCTGCTGTTCGGCGTGCTCGCCGCGCTCGTTCTGCGAGGGATGGCTCCGGAGTTCTACGAACAGCGCGAGGACCGGCGGTGGCGGACGTGGTGGGGCCGAGCCTTCGCCGCCGGGAGCGTCGGCGCGCCCTTTCTGCTCGGGGTCTTCGCCGGGAACTGGTTGCTCGGCGTCTCCGGCGTCGCGCCCGCCTCGCTGGGAATCGGTCTCGCCGTCGTCGCGCTCAACGTCGCCGCGGGCGCGGCGTTCCTCCGTTTGAAGACCACCGGTCCGCTCGCCGAGGCGATGCCCGACTACGGCGTCCGAGCGACGGCGGCGTACCTCGCGCTGGTCTCGGTCGCGCTGGTCCTGCTGGCGCTCCGGCCTGCGATGCGCGACGCGCTCCTGTCACCGGCCCCAATCGCGCTCGTCGCCGGGTCGGTCCTGCTCGCGGGCGGTTACGTCGTCGCGGCCCGGCGGGGCTACCCCTACGTCACGCTCGGGGCGGCGGGCGGTCTGACCGGGGCGCTGGTCTCGCTGGTCGCGGTCCTGCTGTACCCCGTCGTGGAACCGGGGACCGGCCTGACGGTCGAGGAGGCCATCATCGGCGCGCCCGCCGTCGAGTTGCTGACCGCCGGGGCCGCGCTCCTGATTCCGCTGGTGTTGACCTACTTCGGCGTCCTCTACTCGGCGTTCAGCGGCCCCATCGACCCCGAGGAGTCGTACTGA
- a CDS encoding helix-turn-helix domain-containing protein, which produces MHEAVLGIEHPGAYAAATAGTDTTVELWCNDHCDLLHVGGEGGAAVVAHVEDAVGVRERIAEGDERLLITDECLKAREDDPIEATLAAHDCLLVPPLRYAEGRKWCRVLALDSANLTAFYRDVAAEFPVVVESKREVASVRADRPLLTLDSALPDLSPRQREALVTAVEMGYYRIPRDATTAEIADELGVERRTVEEHLRRAENKAVAGLAQYL; this is translated from the coding sequence ATGCACGAAGCGGTCCTCGGAATCGAACACCCCGGCGCGTACGCGGCGGCCACCGCGGGCACCGACACGACGGTCGAACTCTGGTGCAACGACCACTGCGACCTCCTGCACGTCGGCGGCGAGGGCGGCGCGGCGGTCGTCGCGCACGTCGAGGACGCCGTGGGCGTGCGCGAGCGAATCGCGGAGGGCGACGAGCGCCTGCTCATCACCGACGAGTGTCTGAAGGCCCGGGAGGACGACCCCATCGAGGCGACGCTGGCGGCCCACGACTGCCTGCTCGTCCCGCCGCTCCGGTACGCCGAGGGCCGGAAGTGGTGTCGCGTGCTGGCGCTCGATTCGGCCAACCTGACCGCGTTCTACCGCGACGTGGCCGCCGAGTTCCCGGTCGTCGTCGAGTCGAAGCGCGAGGTGGCGTCGGTCCGGGCCGACCGACCGCTGCTCACGCTCGACTCGGCGCTTCCGGACCTCTCGCCGCGCCAGCGCGAGGCCCTCGTGACCGCGGTCGAGATGGGGTACTACCGGATTCCGCGCGACGCCACCACCGCCGAAATCGCCGACGAGTTGGGCGTCGAGCGCCGCACCGTCGAGGAACACCTTCGGCGGGCCGAGAACAAGGCGGTCGCCGGACTGGCGCAGTACCTCTGA